A single region of the Candidatus Hydrogenedentota bacterium genome encodes:
- a CDS encoding ABC transporter ATP-binding protein — protein sequence MDSALPAPPVEIHDLTVTYHHRPVLWDIDVTFPDGKLIAIVGPNGAGKSTLLKAVMGLVPLASGCVRIFGQPGGRSRAAVAYVPQRESVDWDFPTDALDVVLMGRYGQLPLFGRPRRRDREVAMQCLEKVGMAEFARRQISQLSGGQQQRVFLARALAQQTRLYLMDEPFAGVDAATEKVIVTLLRGLREQGNTVAVVHHDLQTVPEYFDWVLLLNLRCVAFGPVADMFTAENLQDAYGGRLSLLTDVHERLRRAEWNSRSADG from the coding sequence ATGGATTCCGCCCTGCCCGCACCTCCGGTGGAAATACACGACCTTACCGTCACCTATCATCATCGTCCGGTGCTGTGGGACATCGACGTGACGTTTCCCGACGGCAAACTCATCGCGATTGTGGGCCCGAATGGCGCCGGGAAAAGCACCCTGCTCAAGGCGGTCATGGGACTGGTTCCGCTTGCGTCGGGTTGCGTCCGCATTTTCGGGCAGCCGGGCGGCCGTTCCCGTGCTGCGGTCGCGTATGTGCCTCAGCGCGAATCCGTCGACTGGGATTTTCCCACGGACGCGCTGGACGTGGTGCTGATGGGCAGATACGGTCAGTTGCCGCTGTTTGGACGGCCGCGGCGCCGCGACCGGGAGGTCGCGATGCAATGCCTCGAAAAAGTGGGCATGGCGGAATTCGCCCGGCGCCAGATCAGCCAATTATCCGGTGGCCAGCAGCAACGCGTCTTTCTCGCCCGTGCACTCGCGCAACAAACCCGCCTCTATCTCATGGACGAGCCCTTCGCGGGCGTAGACGCTGCCACGGAGAAGGTGATTGTAACGCTCCTGCGCGGGCTGCGCGAACAGGGCAACACGGTCGCTGTCGTGCATCACGACCTCCAGACCGTGCCGGAATACTTCGATTGGGTGCTCCTGCTCAACCTCCGTTGTGTCGCCTTTGGCCCCGTGGCGGATATGTTCACCGCGGAAAACCTCCAGGACGCGTACGGTGGCCGGTTGAGTCTTCTGACAGACGTGCATGAACGGCTCCGGCGCGCCGAATGGAATTCCCGCAGTGCTGACGGCTGA
- a CDS encoding zinc ABC transporter substrate-binding protein, whose translation MNPGRIPLLEAAAACVLLTSCGNLAGPKPSGRLCVTATTGMIADAARHIAGELADVRELMGPGVDPHLYKATQGDLRRLAGSDLILYNGLHLEGRMGDTFAEMAKRTRVVAVTETIPLRQLRELQGVAGQYDPHVWFDVSLWHIVTLRIRDALIEADPVHRDTYLERAAAYAQELDALRAFCLQRIAEIPPDQRVLITAHDAFGYFGRAYGMEILGVQGISTAAEYGLQDITRLVGVIVKRRIKAVFVESSVSPRSINALIEGARANGHEVRLGGQLYSDAMGAASTPDGTYIGMVRHNVDTIVEALK comes from the coding sequence GCTGCCGCGGCCTGCGTACTGCTGACATCCTGCGGCAACTTGGCCGGCCCGAAGCCCTCGGGGCGTCTCTGCGTCACGGCCACGACCGGCATGATAGCCGATGCAGCGCGCCATATTGCGGGCGAACTCGCGGACGTCCGGGAACTCATGGGTCCGGGTGTAGACCCACATCTCTACAAGGCGACGCAAGGCGACCTGCGCCGGCTCGCCGGGTCGGACCTCATCCTGTACAACGGCCTGCACCTCGAGGGGCGCATGGGAGACACATTCGCGGAGATGGCCAAGCGCACCCGCGTCGTGGCTGTTACGGAGACGATTCCGCTGCGGCAATTGCGCGAGCTGCAGGGCGTTGCGGGCCAGTACGACCCGCACGTGTGGTTCGATGTCTCGCTCTGGCACATCGTGACCTTGCGCATCCGCGACGCCCTCATCGAGGCGGACCCCGTCCATCGCGACACGTACCTGGAGCGTGCCGCCGCGTACGCACAGGAACTGGACGCGCTGCGGGCGTTCTGCCTCCAGCGGATCGCCGAGATCCCCCCGGACCAGCGCGTACTCATCACGGCTCACGACGCGTTCGGCTACTTCGGGCGCGCCTATGGCATGGAAATCCTCGGCGTCCAAGGCATCAGCACCGCGGCGGAATACGGCCTGCAGGACATCACCCGGCTGGTCGGCGTCATCGTAAAGCGGCGCATCAAGGCGGTGTTCGTGGAATCCTCGGTATCGCCGCGCTCAATCAACGCGCTGATCGAGGGCGCCCGCGCCAATGGCCATGAGGTTCGCCTCGGCGGCCAGTTGTATTCGGATGCGATGGGCGCGGCGTCGACGCCCGATGGCACCTACATCGGCATGGTGCGCCACAACGTGGACACGATTGTGGAGGCGCTCAAGTAA